TCTTATTCTAATTTGACCTTAATTAGTGATAAAAACAGATATCCTTTTCAAAATCAAATAGACTATAGGTTTGGTTTTGAATTTGGAATTACAGTTCCTTTTTTCAATAATTCTTTAAGTCTAATTACCGAACCAAATATTTATATAAGCCCTTCCAGGAAAGACACCAGAAATTTAGATTTGAAAGATATTGATTTTAAATTTGTAACATTTCCAGTTGGGATAAAAGGGAAAACATTTTTAGAAAATAAAGGGAATATATTCTACAAAGGTCTATATGATTTTGGGACAAATCTAGACGCTTTGGTTTTTGAAAGAAAGGTTAGTGACTTTTTCATATTTCCAGGAAACAATTTTTCACTTGGTTTGGGATATGAAAAAGGTAGATCAAGTTTAGAATTCAGGTATGTAACAAACTCAAATATTTTAAGAGCTTATACGTACTATAGGTCTGATCATCAAAGATTTATGATTATTTATGGGTTTAGAGTTTTTAAAAAATAGTTTAGAAAACATTCCAAAGGTTGAATGAAAGTTTTATTTATAGGTGGCACCGGAAATATAAGCACCCCGGTGAGCGAGTTGGCAATTGCAAAGGGGATAGATTTGTATCATCTTAACCGTGGAAATCGCGAGCCAATTTTGGGTGTCAAAAACATCGTTTGTGATATCGAAAATGCCATTGAGGCCGAAAAAGCATTAAATACGCACGAGTGGGACGTGGTGGTCAACTGGATTGCCTTTACGCCTAAGCAGGTGCAGCGGGACATCCAGCTTTTCGCCGGGAAAACCCGGCAGTATGTATTCATCAGCTCGGCGTCGTGCTATGAAAAGCCACCTACCAATTATATCATTACCGAGTCAACACCACTCAAAAACCCTCATTGGCAATATTCCCGTGATAAGATTGCCTGTGAAGATTTATTGGTAAAAGCCTTTCGGGAGCATAATTTCCCGATGACCATCATCAGGCCATCGCATACATATTATTCGGTTTTTCCGCTCTCATTGGCGGGCTGGACAGAGTACACCGCTGTGGATCGTATGCGTAAAGGCCTTCCCATTGTGGTGCAAGGCGACGGCACCTCACTGTGGACCGTTACCCATGCACGTGATTTTGCCAAGGCTTTTGTGGGTATGATGGGCCGCCCGTCAGCGATTGGGGAGGCCTACCACATTACTTCTGACGAGGTATTGACCTGGAACCAAATATACACCCAGTTGGCCGATGCCGCAGGGGTAAAGGCCGACATCATGCATGTACCTTCCAGGAAAATCATCCAATATGCTGATGAGAACGGTTTTGAGTCGGAAGAAGGCGGCCTTTGGGGCGACAAATCACATTGTGCGATTTTTGACAACAGTAAAATCAAACGACTGGTACCTGACTACGTGGCCACCATACCTTTTGCCGAAGGCATCAAAGAAACTCTTGCCTGGTTTGAAGCCGACCCCGCCCGAATGATCATTAACCCTCAGACCAATAAGCTGTTGGATGGCTTGATAGCGAAGTGGGGGTGAGGGCTATGAAGTCCGCCTGAGCCTTCGACTAGCTCAGGCTGACGAAGATACGTTAGAGTGTCAAAGTTTTTCAAGTTTTAAAATATTGCTTAATTTTTCATTGTGAATTTACATCAATGAATACAATTTTAATACTTAGGAAATTTGGAGAAACCTAAACAAGTTATTAATATTGTACTTAAATAATAACCTATTACAATGGAAGTGGTTAATTACACCGAATTCAGGTTAAATCTAAAAAATAGCCTGGATGCTGTTACACAAGATGCTCAAACGATAATTATCAACAGAGGGAAAAATGATAATGCGGTATTGCTATCCCTGAAAGAGTATAATTCCATGCTCGAAACCATTCATTTGTCAAGTAGTGAGAAAAACCTTCAACGCTTAAATGAAGCCATAGAAAGAGAAAAAACAGGAGTATTTGAAACCCACAATTTGATAGACTGATGGACTTGTCCTGGGATATTGCAGCTTGGGAAGACTACGTGTATTGGACCAAGATTGACAAAAAAGTACAAAAAAGAATCAACGAACTTATCAGAGAGACATTAAGAACGCCATTTGAAGGTAAAGGAAAACCCGAACCCCTGAAAGGAAACTTTAGTGGCTACTGGTCAAGAAGAATCACCGACGAACACCGCCTGGTTTACAAAGTTTTAGACCAAAGAATACATATTATTCAGTGTAGGTTTCATTATTGAGTGAGATTTTGTTGGAAATTAAAGCATTAGGAGTACAAATTTTTAGTCATATTTTCTATTTTTATACACATATTAACCCCCAGACCAACAAGCTGTTGGATGGCTTGATAGCGAAGTGGGGGAAAGGGATGATTTTAAGAATTTGGCTAAAGCCTAATTGTAGAATTATTTGACAAACACCAGCTAAAGCTGGTGGGAATTCAATACTAAATCAATCTAATTTTAAGCCTCGGGATTTTAATTACCACTGGCTTTAGCCAGTGGATGGTGGAAAGTTGCAACCTTTTTGACTTTAGTCAAATTACTTTATTATTGGAGTTTAGGAAACCTATATCTTCTCCTCCCCAATCCGTACTTCTGGATTCATCATATAAGTCAAAATACTATTGTCTTTCATGACTTCTACCACACGGAAACCGCGGTATTCGGTGCCCCAGTTTCCGCCAAAGTGGGCATCAAAAAGATAACTGATGCTCTGGTGTTTTTTGATGCCATCGAGTGAGTGAATATGCCCGTGAAAAACCGCCTTGATGTTGGGGTATTCAGCAAAAAGTTTGATAAGTTCGGGGCTATCTATGCAATGCTCCACCCAAGGTATCTGAGGTATATGCAGGAAAATAAAGGTGTTTTTCTGACTTTTAGCCATTTCCAGCTCAGCTCGCATCCAGTTGAGGTTGGGCATCAGATATTCACCTTTTATGTTGGATGTATCACCCAGAATGAAGGCATTGTTTTTATGTATAAAGCTATGGTTTAATGGCATTTTCCATACTTCGGCCCATCCTTCATCACTTACATGGTCGTGGTTACCACGAGTTACATAGTAGGGTACAGCCAGACCATCGAGTTTTTGTTTTACCTGTGGTAATAGCTCAGTTTTATCATGAAAAAGGTCGCCGTTAATGATAGCAAAATCTACTTTTTGCTGCTGGTTAAAGGCATTTACTTTTTGGATGAGGGTATTATGAAAGCCATCAAAATCGGTGTTGGGTTGGCCATAATGACCATCTGAGGCCACCACAAACCGAAACTTCACTTTGCTCCTTCCCGCCAGATATTCGGCAGCCGAGATAGCACCGCCATTTAACAAAAATGCACTACTTACACCGATTGAGCGAAGAAATGAGCGTCTTGAGGTCATGATTTTTATTTTTTATCAAAAATAACTTTTGCTGAGTAATTATTTGAGATTTTTTGATGGGGTTTACAAATTAATTATAATGAATTTATAAAATAATAGTTTTTAGGTTTGTGCCTTTGGCAATCAAATCAAAGTCGGTGTCATTGTGAACCAACAAGAAATTATTTTTAATGGCAAATTGGGCGATAAGGCAGTCAGTACTTTTTCTAACACTTATTCCTTTTTTACGAAGGTTGAAGTATAGTTTGGCGGCGGCAACTGAGTTTTCAAGCCAGTTATCCTCTAAAATGGTCAACCTTTTAAAATGAATTTCAAATTGGATAAGATGTTTTTCGGTTTTTAAGCCCATCAGAAATTCCTGAATAATTGTTGGAGTTAGAATTATTAAATCGGGGTATTCTGAAAGGTATTTTTCTAGCAGAGCAGTTTCTTTATTTTCAAATCCTCTGGAGAAATTTATCCAAACTGAAGTATCAAAAATTGCGTATTCCATCAATCCCTACGCATTTCATCCAGATTTCCTTCCCAGGCATTGGAACCTTTAAGTTTTAATAATTCTTTGGCAGACAAAGCTCTCAAAAACTCATCGATAGCTGTATTTACGGCTTCTTTTTTAGTTTTTATATTCATCATCGTCATGATTTCTTTTACTTTCCGATCGTCAATATCAATGTTAGTAAGCATTTATAGTATTGTTTTTGTACAAAAATAATTAAAATTATGTACAAAGCAAGTGTTTTTCAGAATATTACAAAAAAGCTCCGAGCCCAACATTCACCATTTTTAGGAGAAATATTCTAACCCGGAGCTCTTCTGGTGATTTTAATCTTTATTCCTGGATTACCAGTGAGGGGTTGATTCCATAGCGACCGAAGTCTTTGCCATAAACTGCTAAACCTCCAAGCCCCTCTGTTTCAATTCTGACTTTCATTTTGCCTTTTACTTTCAGGCTTGCCAGTTGTGCTCCAGTCAAAGGAACTTTTACCAGATAGCCGTAGCTTCCGGCTTCGCTCAAGGTTCCGTCCTCTTTCTGATTATGCCAACTCAAGATACCCCGATGGTCGGCAGGGTCGTCGTCAAGCGTTACTTTTTTTGCCAGTTTGTTGTCAATCAGTATTTTAATGGCAGATGGAAACGCCTTTTCGTCGGTCATTGGGTAAGAGTTCTGATTTTGACTAGGCTCGGCTTTGGCACCCAGCATATAGTCAGTATTTTTTATTTCAGAGCCTTCGCGGTCTTTGAAGAAAAGCTCTTTAGCACCAAGCTCAAACATCAAATAGCCGGTAGGGGCTTTCAATAGTTTTTTGGTGTTAAACTCATACTCTATATAACCCTTTCCGGCACCGTTCACTTTTTTTCCACCCATTACTTCCCATTTTTTAAGAGAAAATTCTGACTTTTTATAGTTGTTTGGGGCTATATCATAGACCTTGTACGTATCAGGAATTTTGCCATCAGTCACCACAAAATTCACAAAATTGCGGTGATGCACCCTTCCTGAAGCATCCTGAAGCACCAAAGCCAGGGTATAAATGCCATCTATCTCAGGCATGTGAACACTAAGTGGGCTGAGTTTTTCCTGCATCCAGGGGCGGTAGGGCAGGGTAGAGGTGATTTTTTCGGTAGCCATTGCCCTGCCGAGCTTGTCGGTCCCGGTCAATTGGGTAACCAAAGTCAGCTTGTTGTCGGCAATCTGGCGGTCGGTCATTGCGGACAGATACAAAGGAACCATCACGTCAGAACCAGCTTTTGCAGTATATGTGATATCCTGGCCGGTGCTGAGGTATATTTCGGAATGAAAATCCTTGTCGGTCATGCCGGGAAGAATCTCTGGCAGACCGGTGAATTTTTTGCTTCGGTCAAAACGCCAGTAGCCGTTCCATTCGTTGATAACGTCGTGGTGTTCGGTATATAACCAACCCGCCATTTTGGGGTGTATCCTGAAGGCATTCATCATGCGGTGGTAGTCGTAGCTCCAGTCCACATCGCCGGTGCTGCCTTTGTAGCCCCACACATTGCCACACTCTGAGTTGATCATCGGAGTATTCGGAGCTTCGGCATAGCCTTTTTCATAATGAAAAGTACTGCCCGGGAAGGTGCCATTGTCTATGCTTTGCATGTGTTTTTCCCAACCATACCCCGGCAGGTATTCATGCCATGAATTGATGTCGGTAACGGTATGCCCTGCACCGCAGCATATAGAATTGTCTTCTGCCAGACGACTGGGATCCAATGATTTGGCCAGATAATACATCGATGTAACCCATTTTTGGGTAGCTGGCGTGTATTTACTTTCTTCTTTGCCGGTTTCAGGATTGGTCACGGTAGAACGGAGACCCCAGGTTTCATTAAAGATAATCCATGAGAAAATAGCCGGGTGGTTATAGTCTCTTTTGATCATTTCTCTCAAGGTAAATTCTGACTCTTTTTGAGCGTTTTCGTCAGGCTCACCCCAGAAATTGGGCAGGTCACTCATCACAAACAGACCCAGCTTGTCAGCCCAATAGAGTTTTCTTGGAATATCTACTTTGATATGTGTTCTGATTCCATTCAGGCCAATGTTTTTTGCCAAAAGTATTTCATTTTTCATGAATTCATCCGACGGAAAAGTGTAAAAGCCTTCAGGATGATAAGATTGATCAAGAGTAAGTTGAAGATAGACCGGCTTGTTGTTCAGGGCCACATAAGGGATATTGGTACCGGGTAGGGGAGTGACCGATATTTTTCTCATGCCGAAATAAGACTTCACCACATCGCCGCCAGTAGAAGCCTCTACTTCATAAAGATAAGGGTCTTCCAATGTCCAGAGGCGGGCTTCCGGAATATTAACATAAACCGTAGCTTTTTCCCTTCCTTTTGCAATAAGTCCTGTGGCTTCAATTACACCTTTTGGTCCATAAATTTTGAAAGAAACGGCATGATCGGCTTTGGTTTTTTCACCTAAAAGCAC
The sequence above is a segment of the Cytophagaceae bacterium genome. Coding sequences within it:
- a CDS encoding type II toxin-antitoxin system Phd/YefM family antitoxin; its protein translation is MEVVNYTEFRLNLKNSLDAVTQDAQTIIINRGKNDNAVLLSLKEYNSMLETIHLSSSEKNLQRLNEAIEREKTGVFETHNLID
- a CDS encoding SDR family oxidoreductase, with translation MKVLFIGGTGNISTPVSELAIAKGIDLYHLNRGNREPILGVKNIVCDIENAIEAEKALNTHEWDVVVNWIAFTPKQVQRDIQLFAGKTRQYVFISSASCYEKPPTNYIITESTPLKNPHWQYSRDKIACEDLLVKAFREHNFPMTIIRPSHTYYSVFPLSLAGWTEYTAVDRMRKGLPIVVQGDGTSLWTVTHARDFAKAFVGMMGRPSAIGEAYHITSDEVLTWNQIYTQLADAAGVKADIMHVPSRKIIQYADENGFESEEGGLWGDKSHCAIFDNSKIKRLVPDYVATIPFAEGIKETLAWFEADPARMIINPQTNKLLDGLIAKWG
- a CDS encoding glycoside hydrolase family 2, with the protein product MRKLLFIFFTTAQLTFAQQIPLPEHPRPDFERSEWLNLNGQWAFEFDSLNKGLTQNWADGNTKFSKNIIVPFPWGSKLSGVKDEADIAWYQKELTIPAAWTGKKVFFIIGASDWETTVWFDGKLLGKHQGGYTPFDFDLTPFVKAGEKQKIVVRVDDIRRDFTLYGKQGYGNARGIWQTAYLEARGSSFFENIHFTPDIDNGSVKIDVLLGEKTKADHAVSFKIYGPKGVIEATGLIAKGREKATVYVNIPEARLWTLEDPYLYEVEASTGGDVVKSYFGMRKISVTPLPGTNIPYVALNNKPVYLQLTLDQSYHPEGFYTFPSDEFMKNEILLAKNIGLNGIRTHIKVDIPRKLYWADKLGLFVMSDLPNFWGEPDENAQKESEFTLREMIKRDYNHPAIFSWIIFNETWGLRSTVTNPETGKEESKYTPATQKWVTSMYYLAKSLDPSRLAEDNSICCGAGHTVTDINSWHEYLPGYGWEKHMQSIDNGTFPGSTFHYEKGYAEAPNTPMINSECGNVWGYKGSTGDVDWSYDYHRMMNAFRIHPKMAGWLYTEHHDVINEWNGYWRFDRSKKFTGLPEILPGMTDKDFHSEIYLSTGQDITYTAKAGSDVMVPLYLSAMTDRQIADNKLTLVTQLTGTDKLGRAMATEKITSTLPYRPWMQEKLSPLSVHMPEIDGIYTLALVLQDASGRVHHRNFVNFVVTDGKIPDTYKVYDIAPNNYKKSEFSLKKWEVMGGKKVNGAGKGYIEYEFNTKKLLKAPTGYLMFELGAKELFFKDREGSEIKNTDYMLGAKAEPSQNQNSYPMTDEKAFPSAIKILIDNKLAKKVTLDDDPADHRGILSWHNQKEDGTLSEAGSYGYLVKVPLTGAQLASLKVKGKMKVRIETEGLGGLAVYGKDFGRYGINPSLVIQE
- a CDS encoding Txe/YoeB family addiction module toxin is translated as MDLSWDIAAWEDYVYWTKIDKKVQKRINELIRETLRTPFEGKGKPEPLKGNFSGYWSRRITDEHRLVYKVLDQRIHIIQCRFHY
- a CDS encoding metallophosphoesterase yields the protein MTSRRSFLRSIGVSSAFLLNGGAISAAEYLAGRSKVKFRFVVASDGHYGQPNTDFDGFHNTLIQKVNAFNQQQKVDFAIINGDLFHDKTELLPQVKQKLDGLAVPYYVTRGNHDHVSDEGWAEVWKMPLNHSFIHKNNAFILGDTSNIKGEYLMPNLNWMRAELEMAKSQKNTFIFLHIPQIPWVEHCIDSPELIKLFAEYPNIKAVFHGHIHSLDGIKKHQSISYLFDAHFGGNWGTEYRGFRVVEVMKDNSILTYMMNPEVRIGEEKI
- a CDS encoding type II toxin-antitoxin system VapB family antitoxin, with product MLTNIDIDDRKVKEIMTMMNIKTKKEAVNTAIDEFLRALSAKELLKLKGSNAWEGNLDEMRRD
- a CDS encoding PIN domain-containing protein — translated: MEYAIFDTSVWINFSRGFENKETALLEKYLSEYPDLIILTPTIIQEFLMGLKTEKHLIQFEIHFKRLTILEDNWLENSVAAAKLYFNLRKKGISVRKSTDCLIAQFAIKNNFLLVHNDTDFDLIAKGTNLKTIIL